The window TAAGAATTTCTATATCAAAACCATCTTCTTCAACAAAACTTGCTTTGTACAAAGATACGATTACTTACTTACAGGCTCCTTAAAGTAGAGTTGATTAGTTTCATGACGATGTGTATGCTAGAGGGTTCAGAAACAGATGTAGTGGGAAGGCTGAATTGGTGGTTTAATATTGAATAAACTTGATCAAAAATTGGGCGAACGTGTATTGCAATCATCCCATCTGATGGCTTGATGGCCAGCACCAAATCCATCATCCATGCAAGCTTCCTGGATGTGTCATTCACGATATCACACGCTAACTGCTGCAGTAAAGACAAAAGTACCCCTTGACTCATAGGGACAGGATTGCGGGCTAATATCCCCTGCAGATTAACCTTAACCTATCACCAAAAAAACAAACTTGGATAAATAAATTTAGATCAAttctaattaaaaaaaaaagtgcaaTCAGCCATAGTATACCTGAGCACATAACCAGGAAACTATCCGAACATCACTTCTTTGCAGGGTTGCAGTGAAAGCCTCCTCATATTTGTGCTCGTATACCAGTCTAGGCAACTCTTTTATGGGATCCACTTGTGCCTCAATCTAccgaagtaaataaataaataaataaataaaaaatgagaATCAATCTCATCATGGAGCATGAGAAAACATAAGAAAAACTGAGACCAACCTTCCCCCCAAAACCGTCTATTGATCCATTGCTTATTTGGGATATCAACGAATTCCGTAGTTGAGAATTTGCTGCAAGAGTAATCAGCTTCCTTTGACCATCAGCCAACTCACTGGTCAACGTTTGTGTCATAGATGATGCTGAATTAATGGCATCCTGGAAATAGTAAAAGTAGGAATAATGTAAAGAATGGATAAAGGAAAAAAGATGAAAGAACCGGAAGAGTTAAGGAAATTTACCCTCAAAGTAACTGCCAAAGGTGAATGTGCTGAGTCAACTCGCTGCTGAACAGCATTTGTATGTTGAAACATTCCGTTTTGAAATGCAGCATCAACTTGATGAAACATGGCCTTGCAAGACTTTTCAAAAGCAGGCAAAACAGAACTCTGCATACTCAACCTCAGTGCTTCCTACAATGAAGATCGTATTTAGATCAACTTTATTTATGCAGATAATTTTACAAACCCTAGAAAGTTGAAACACAAACCTGAAAAGCTTTCTTGCCAGAATTTTGAAATTGGGCTTGGATTTGTGTAGCAACAGCAGTTTCAAGATTGGAATTTACAGATTTCTCCAGTTGATTTACAGCCTTATCACCAACGCCTCTCTGTTTGCACAATAGCATTATCTTGTATAAGATGAAAATTAATACAATAGCTAGGTCCAGGAGGGGTTGAAAAACGAGTTGTTCCAATTGAAACACAACCCAAATCGACCCATTCATAAGTAAATAGATATACAACGTTTAAAAGTTCTAACCAGGAAAGCTTCTGAGATAACATTAGACACTGTTTTTTCAATAACTGGAGTAACTGTAGACACAACAGCTGGCATGAGCGCAGCCGTTTCCTTCTTCAACATTTTCTCCCATGTAGCAAGCAAATCTTTGAACCCATTTGTAACCAAACCAGAAACTTGTTATGGCGATCTCGGTTTGACTTTTCCCGTTTTATGAATTCTTCTTGAGTTCGATCCCATTGAGCATCAGAATTAGCTTTATATGCTTTCTCCATGCTCTTTCCTATTGTTGTCTCAATTCTTTTGCCTTCCTTCGTTAGTGGTACTGTAACCATAACCGGTATCTGCTTTTGTAATTTCTTTTGATTTATTACAACCTGCAATTACAACATGTAAAACAATAATCTTCTTATATACATCCTTCATTTACAGCTTCAAATAGCCACAAAAAAAACACAGAGGTGACCAAAATGCTCGTTCATCTGGGAGATTGTTTCTTGAATGGCCTGGATTTGTGAAAGTATTGCTTCAGCAGTGAGAGTACTCGAAACTACACCTGTCTCACTAGATAAATCACATAAATTAAGAGCATTTACAGAGGAAGAAGATggatccaaagtttgaattgttgcCTTGTTTGCTTCTGGATCGTCAACATGTTTCGATTCATCAAGAAAAGATTTTTCTCTGTGTTCAGAAGTGGAAATAGAATCAACTGCAAGACTTTGACCCATTTCGGTTTGACCCACAATCTTGATATCCATATTAACATCCTGTGTATCAGAGTTCTCTACGACATCTTGCGGATCAGAGGGTGACGTGGCCATCAATTCGGAAGGAGTAACAAGATGACTTGGATGTTTGAACTTCGTAGTGACATCATCTTTTGCAACTTTCTTTTCATCATCATCCAAAGAAGAGACATTAGAAATATTAGGAAGATTCGAAACAGCAGTAGCGATTTGTCGGTCAACTGCATATTCAATTATCTTTTCCCCATCATCATTTGAAAAAGAAGATCCGTCAGTAAAAGGTGGTAAACATCGGGACAAATCTAAAGCGTATTGCTGAATGGCTTGAGTTTGGACACAATAAACTTGAACAATCTGTGATATTTCGTTTGTACCCATGAGACTAAGTATAGGCATAGTTACAGTAAACTCAGAGATATAATCCATACGTGTCGTCTCTGGATTGGGCCCATATTCCAGGTGTACAACATAGATAGAGTTTTTCTTAGCATTTGCGATTAAAAGAAGACCTGGTTGAGATAATGCAACTACTTGATTAAAGAACGAATCTTTTATGTTCGGTTCAGATGAACTTTTTAATTCTAATGTTTGTGTACAGTGCCATGAGTCAGCATCACCTGGTAGCAACCATCCTTCTTCACTTTCTGAGACCCATAATTTCATTTGGCGATTAAATGGACCCTGTGACCATATTCCAAAAAATCAGAATGAATAGACATAACAAAAAAACATACTCCATGTTTTACACTGAAGGAAATATAATTGTTTAGTACATACCCCGGTGATAAGTATGATGTGATCTGGACGATGAGGAGCAGTCAAGAAAGTAGCGGAATTGACTGGTTGACCATCGTGTGGTCTAAAAACTGCTATCGGTGATGACTTGCGATCTTCCCAGATCTTTATCTGTTAGTAAAAAACAAGATAATTTCAAATGGTGttaattttttatgttttaaaaatcCCCTCATTTTTATAGTATGAAACACAGTCAAATAGAAGTCTGTATCAACATAATGTTCCAGACAGACAATCCACACAACATATATAAGGGGTTATAATCTAAAAGCTTTAAATTAGATTAAAACATAGAATTTAGAAATAGTTCTAATATTacacagaaaaatttatgaaacgATTGATCACCCATCTCTCCCAGTACTGGATATGTGAATCAATTGtaacaatacatatatataaataaaaaatcttGAATGTTGAGAAAAACATGACAAATCAACTTCACACAAAGTCAAATGATATATGAAGTATTCAATAAACCCCCTTCAACAAGTTAACAGATGTTACATTACTAATTGTCTAATTCCATTCACTCATACAAGATTTAACATAAATTGTTTCTAAAGTCATATGGTATCGGTCCATAAGTAGCTGTAAATTTGTGTGTATTTCTATCCAATAGCAGATACTACATGTAACATGCAAACTTTACACATTTTGGTTAAGATAATGATAGTCGCACATAACATACTGCCATCCTAATGATATATGCCTATAACTTGCAACTAGTAAAGGACATATCAGACAACTAACCGTTCCATCAACTGAAGCAGAAACCAAACGAGTGGTCATCCACTGGCACATTGAAAGATCAGTCACTTCCCCATCATGATTACCAACAAACTGAAACCCGTTGATCAACTTATCTACATGAAATTTAAGAGGTTCCTCAGCTGAATACACTTCACCTCGTCCAACCTTAGTGGTATCAACTTTCAGTATACTTTTTTCTATTCCAACCACTAAAATTTCCTGcaaaatatataatataaccaGTTAAAGAATTGAGGGAAAAATATAAAGCCACGTAACTATATCAAAAATTACTTGTTTATGGCAGTGCCAACAAACTCGGAGATGAACAGATTCGCCTTCTCCCGTAATCTGAATAGCAATAACTAACTTCCCTGTAATCTGTGGTTTATCCTCTTCAGCTGGACTTTCAGCGATTTTCCAAACATAAACTCGTCCATCTACGCTCGCACTGCATTTTTAAAACATATCAGCATAAGATAAAGATGAAATGATTAAAAGATCAACATCGACTAACCTCCTACCTAGCTAAAAAGTCAACATCCTCGGTAAAGAAAGCCATATCTGTTACCCGCTGAGAAAAAGAACATAAATGATTTTAAGAATCTATTACTATTATTCTATTACCTACATAATCGAAACAAGCAGATTCAATAATACATCATATCTTGTACACTAACAAATCTTAGATTTTAGCTCAAGCGAAACACTTACACATATGATTGAATATAAAACGATTATAATTCGCAAACCTGGGTAAGACCTTTAAGGAGTGATCTCAAAGCAGTGTTTATATTTAAAACCCTGATTGCACCCTGTTTCAAACCATAACAAATATAACTCTTATTAACAGCAATCTGACGGCCAACAACAAGTCCAGGATCCGATCCGTATTTCGTAATCGGCATAACCTCAAGTTGAGGCTGCACCTCACCAGGTAAGAAGCGGAATTATTATTGTTAGGGTTTTGGATGAATTGATTTGGATTACCAGATGCCATTAATTGAACTGAATTGGTATCAATTACTATAAGAAACAAACCGCAATACTACAATAGTAACGCAATTGGTGGATTAAAATTGATGATAATTGAAAATGTGATTGAAATTCGGAAGATGAAATTGATAGATTTGGGATTGTGTGTATCTCTATTCAATGGAGATGGAGACCGGGGGAAGAAAGACATATGGAATTGTGTAGTACAGAGTTCGAGCGTATTTGCTGAGTGAGGACGGAGGTTGACGGTTTGTGACTTTTTCTGGAGAAGACGTCATGGAACTTTTTCTTTGcaatttaaattttttaaaaaccAACGTATttctttttaaataaaaaaaattactgtAATATATCTCTTTATCTCTTTATTATACTacgtattatattaattatattattattattattattattattattattattattatattattattattattattatttatattatattatatattattattatatattatatattatatattatatatatattataataacaaagcTAAAAATAGATCATCTAAAATTCAAACTACTAATCCTAGCCATCCAACAAGAATCATCTCTCTAATCTAAACCCTTAAAAtttttatgttatgattatgacctcataatctcaATAATTAGcatcaaggttgcaaaattcgttatTCGGAGATTgatcggtcgggactttgaaatgattaatcggtaattcggggattaatcggacatTAATCGGATTGTATTGTAtacatttaaatttaaatattaaaatttaaaaattatatgtgtaactatagaaaaaaaccatgaatataaagataatttttatcataattgtctaaaattgttcattttacttcaaaactataaaattctagtgtaaattcatgttaaaatgttaaccatttttacTTTGActaactttgattaccaaattggaTCAATCCATcgattgacgttgaccgtttaattggtcaaaatccgtttaattaatcggtcaacgtcaattgatgggtcaaaatcgaatttggtaatcaaattcggtcaaagtcaaagttggtcaacataTTAACATGATTCTAAACAACAAATTTATAGTTTTTGAATAAAATGAACaaatttagacaattatgttaaattttatgtttatgtttatgattttcttcaatatttacacatataattattgaaatttaatatttaatgcataaagtacaatccgattaatccccgaattgccgattaatccttccaaagtcctAACCGATTAATCCccaaatagcgaattttgcaaccttggttgaGGGGGTGTTTTGGGTTTTTTGAGTTTGAGTTTAAAGGGTTGTCGTTTGATAAAGGTGGGGGTGGCCAAACGACCACACAGCCCACCTCTTTTAGTAATATAGGGGGTAATTGAACATGACTATTTAACAATTATTATCCTATATACTAGAAACACGCGCCAAATTCATCCTATATACTAGAAACACGCGCCAAATTTCGTCGTTTCAGTTGTTtcgaattgtcgttttgagtttgcgttcacactacaaccggTCCTTCAACTTCGGCTCAATTTATACAAGGAcctctcaagtttacactttttcaggggtaaaaagcgtaattatataattttgttaaaataaaagaaactaattccacccgaatttataacgggctctatcttctcgctcggtgcgagttaaatttttccgagaccaccgttcaactcgaaaaaatcttacgaacccaacgggactaactatacgcaaaacggacacttctcaaaaacgctaaacacctcgggctatcttcaatacatatacatacacttatgataaacaacccaaactccctacatcatatcgatggttacgtttacagtttttacacaatcttCGTGACGTTAAAAATGCATAtgccattaggtatactaggtactaactACGTGTATTCAAAAACACCTGTAACAAAGCGTTTTTATTTCCGTAAATACATAACGTTACGTTAACTATGATTATGTAACCCGAAAGGCATCGCGTCATTGCGCGGGCCATTTTTCTAGTTATATACTGCATGTAATATTTAACAGAGAGACATTAATTATATATTCATAAtaatcatatgtatataaatataaatacaatactgatgtgtgcgaggtgtactaggaaatagtattattttaacaacgaaataatattaaatacgatacaattttacacaagatatttatttatttatagaatggatatacctaaaccttgctacaatacttataggcagtgtacctaatcgtacagtagtgtagtttttagtaagtccggttcgttccacagggaactcttaaacaagcttaacgctataattttaaaaactatatttgtaaaaatacaaaaatatatataagtagtattattattataaaaggggggttttttatcgtttaatgaccggtttgtcgattttaaaactttagtcgcagttaaaacctaatgtaaaatattaaataaataaaagacttaatttaaagagtaaagtaaataacgataatgaaattgcgataaataaaaatgcgataaaaaagtacgacaattaaagagtacgataattaaaagtgcaattaaatacaatgacaataaataaaagtgcgataattaaaagtgcaattaaatataaaataaaggaaattaaatatgaaataaaggaattatgcttatttaaacttccgtaatcatgatgtttgacgtgttgattttagtttattcccatgggttaattgtcctttatcctggattatttaatatgtccgtctggtttttgtccataacagtccatcagtcataaatataaagtgcgagtgtcctcgtcaaattatcattatatccgaagtcaaatattccaactaattggggatttaaactataattacaccaattttccttgtatataattcacccatgttttaataagtccactgactattaatccattcccgtgtccggttaaatgaacgattattcgcacatataaatattccgtccatcgtgtccgatcgagtgtatatggttatttataggtacgttcaattgtaaatctttatattaaattaacaaactatcatttaattaaacaaatataaagcccattaatagcccatagtctaattttcacaagtgtcgttcttttgtccaaaccccaattatggtacaaagcccaattacccaattttaatatttaatccaacatcacgattacttcggcattaaataagcataataataatttagctacgagacattaaattaaaaataacattaaccataacttacagtgattaaaaatagcgtagcgttacacggacagaatttcgacttacacccttacaacattcgctaacatacccttattattagaattaaaattaaaattataatatatatatatatatatatatatatatatatatatatatatattattacgttcagagaaagaaaagaaaaagatgttaaaagatcgctcaaaactgcgaaatttataggaccagagctgtcacctactgccatgcgatcgcatggctttttgccttccaggccatgcgatcacatggccccttTTTtcagctcacatgttgttgtttgcattctgccgacggatttaataaataaatataatatataaataattattagaattatttaaatattatattatatttatgtgcatagttgacttgtaatttttagtccgttgcgtcgagcgttgagagttgactttggttccggttccggtttttcgaacgtccttgcgtacaatttaatatcttgtattttgcgtttcgcgtcttgtactcttgtaattttgagacgtttctcatcaataatttgaaccactttgattgtattttgtacttttgagctttttggtcgtttgcgtcttcaattcgtcgaatctgtcttttgtcttcaccttttattatttaaacgaatatcacttgtaaatagaacaattgcaactaaaagcttgtctttcttgagggataatgctatgaaatatatgttcgtttttagcattatcaaatattccc of the Rutidosis leptorrhynchoides isolate AG116_Rl617_1_P2 chromosome 5, CSIRO_AGI_Rlap_v1, whole genome shotgun sequence genome contains:
- the LOC139846500 gene encoding LOW QUALITY PROTEIN: enhancer of mRNA-decapping protein 4-like (The sequence of the model RefSeq protein was modified relative to this genomic sequence to represent the inferred CDS: inserted 1 base in 1 codon), whose translation is LPGEVQPQLEVMPITKYGSDPGLVVGRQIAVNKSYICYGLKQGAIRVLNINTALRSLLKGLTQRVTDMAFFTEDVDFLASASVDGRVYVWKIAESPAEEDKPQITGKLVIAIQITGEGESVHLRVCWHCHKQEILVVGIEKSILKVDTTKVGRGEVYSAEEPLKFHVDKLINGFQFVGNHDGEVTDLSMCQWMTTRLVSASVDGTIKIWEDRKSSPIAVFRPHDGQPVNSATFLTAPHRPDHIILITGGPFNRQMKLWVSESEEGWLLPGDADSWHCTQTLELKSSSEPNIKDSFFNQVVALSQPGLLLIANAKKNSIYVVHLEYGPNPETTRMDYISEFTVTMPILSLMGTNEISQIVQVYCVQTQAIQQYALDLSRCLPPFTDGSSFSNDDGEKIIEYAVDRQIATAVSNLPNISNVSSLDDDEKKVAKDDVTTKFKHPSHLVTPSELMATSPSDPQDVVENSDTQDVNMDIKIVGQTEMGQSLAVDSISTSEHREKSFLDESKHVDDPEANKATIQTLDPSSSSVNALNLCDLSSETGVVSSTLTAEAILSQIQAIQETISQIVINQKKLQKQIPVMVTVPLTKEGKRIETTIGKSMEKAYKANSDAQWDRTQEEFIKREKSNRDRHXQVSGLVTNGFKDLLATWEKMLKKETAALMPAVVSTVTPVIEKTVSNVISEAFLRGVGDKAVNQLEKSVNSNLETAVATQIQAQFQNSGKKAFQEALRLSMQSSVLPAFEKSCKAMFHQVDAAFQNGMFQHTNAVQQRVDSAHSPLAVTLRDAINSASSMTQTLTSELADGQRKLITLAANSQLRNSLISQISNGSIDGFGGKIEAQVDPIKELPRLVYEHKYEEAFTATLQRSDVRIVSWLCAQVKVNLQGILARNPVPMSQGVLLSLLQQLACDIVNDTSRKLAWMMDLVLAIKPSDGMIAIHVRPIFDQVYSILNHQFSLPTTSVSEPSSIHIVMKLINSTLRSL